The Oryza sativa Japonica Group chromosome 11, ASM3414082v1 DNA window TGTGTATACAAAGTCGTACTACATTTTCACATATGCAACTACATTTTGTACCATACaataaatacttcctccatattttaatgtataacgccgttgactttttaacaaacgtttaaccttttatcttatttaaaaaaattatttgattatcatttattttattgtgacttgatttatcatcaatgttctttaagcatgaaataagtatttttgtatttgtataaaaaatttgaataagacgaatggtcaaacgttggttaaaaagtcaacggcgtcatacattaaaatacggagggagtattatacttAAATTATTACTGGAACTAGGCTATTTTTGTTTCACCCAATTGCTTACATGACTTAAAATTATTGCAGAAGCGAAGCGACTGATTGGCCGCCGGTTCAGCAGCAAATCTGTACAAGAGGACATCAAGCTTTGGCCGTTCAAAGTCGTCGCTGGCCCTGACGACAGGCCGACGATCGTGGTGCAGCATGAGGGCAAGGAGATGCAGTTTGTGCCCGAGGAGATCTCCGCCATGGTGCTCTCCAAGTTGAGGGACGCCGCCGTGGCCTACCTCGGCGAGCCGGTCACGGACGCCGTCATCACCGTCCCCGTCTACTTCAACAACGCCCAGCGCGAGGCcaccctcgacgccgccgccatcgccggcctcAATGTCATGCGCATCATCAAcgagccctccgccgccgccatcgcctacGGCCTCGACAagatgccgccaccgccggccagcggcggcggtgcagctGTGAGGACGGTGCTCATCTTTGATCTCGGTGGCGGAACCCTCGACGTCTCCCTCCTTAACATTGGTCGTCCGGGCAACAACAGCAACAGCGGCGATAATGGCAGCAGCTTCGAGTTCGAGGTgaaggccgtcgccggcgacactCACCTCGGCGGCGCCGACTTCGACAACGCGATGGTGAACCACTGCATCAACGAGTTCATCCGGAAGCACGACGTGGCGGAAGAAGGCATCAGGAGCAACCAGAAGGCGATCCGGAGGCTGAGGTCGGCGTGCGAGAGAGCCAAGAGGTTGCTGTCCTTCACGGCGCAGACCAGCATCGAGGTCGACTCGCTCCACGACGGCGTCGACTTCTGCGCCAAGATGAGCCGGTCCCGGTTCGAGGAGCTCAACAAGGAGCTCTTCGGCAGGTGCGTCAAGGCCGTGGAGAAGTGCCTCGAGGACGCCAAGATGGACAAGGGCGACGTGCACGACGTCGTGCTCGTGGGAGGCTCCAGCCGCATCCCCAAGCTGCAGAGCATGCTCCACGACTTCTTCCAGGAGAAGAAGCTCCGCCACAGCGTCAACCCCGACGAGGCCGTCGCGTACGGCGCCGCCATCCAGGCCTCCATCCTcaacggcgacgccgacgacgccgacgacaaGAAGAAGGCGATGATCCTGCGCGACATCACGCCCTTCTCGCTAGGTGTCGAGATCTATGATGAAAATGATCATACAATGAGCGTCGTGATCCCGAGGAACACCTTCATTCCGGCCAAGAACACGCAGCGCTACACCACCCACCGCGACATGCAGACCAGCGTGAGCATCAAGGTGTTCGAGGGCGAGAGCGCGAGCACCAAGAACAACTACCTGCTCGGCGAGTTCGTTCTCTCCGGCATCACCCCGGCGCCCGCCGGCGTAGCCCGTATCGATGAAACCTTAGAGATTGATGCCAACGGCGTCCTGCACGTGTCCGCGGAGGACATGGGCACGGGGAGGAAGAACAGCATCACCATCACCAACCACAGTGGGCGGCTGAAGAAGGAGGACGTCGAGCGCATGTCGCGGGAGGCCAGGAGCTACAACCGGAAGCGCAAGCGCACCAGATCATCGCTCCAGTAAGTGTAGTAAAAAAATCATGTCATATGTACTACCGTCTTGGTTTAATTTTTGTTTGCAAAatgcatccatccatgctttGTGCTAATTCTGTCACGGTAACTTTTGGTTTGGCATGTATGTACGTATGCATGTATTTCTGCAGGATAAATTCTGGGAACCTGGTGATCTTGGAGTAATCTTCTGCACCCTGCTAGCTGGATGTCTTTGCATCTGGCAAtcgaactaattaattaattcaagTGTTGGGGAACAATTTGTGTTActgtagtaatttttttttgctaaactTAATCTTGTTCTATATACATGATTACCTAATTCAGCTTATGTGGAAGATGATGTTATACTGATGTGTGTTAATTTGATGGAGCCGTAAGAGCCGCTTTAGTTGCAATTGGCATTGTA harbors:
- the LOC107279546 gene encoding heat shock cognate 70 kDa protein-like, which produces MAASNTSKKGGGGDGGGGGGPAIGIDLGTTYSCAAVRRHNRSEVITNDQGNRITPSCVAFTADDRFVGDAAENQAALNPTNTIFEAKRLIGRRFSSKSVQEDIKLWPFKVVAGPDDRPTIVVQHEGKEMQFVPEEISAMVLSKLRDAAVAYLGEPVTDAVITVPVYFNNAQREATLDAAAIAGLNVMRIINEPSAAAIAYGLDKMPPPPASGGGAAVRTVLIFDLGGGTLDVSLLNIGRPGNNSNSGDNGSSFEFEVKAVAGDTHLGGADFDNAMVNHCINEFIRKHDVAEEGIRSNQKAIRRLRSACERAKRLLSFTAQTSIEVDSLHDGVDFCAKMSRSRFEELNKELFGRCVKAVEKCLEDAKMDKGDVHDVVLVGGSSRIPKLQSMLHDFFQEKKLRHSVNPDEAVAYGAAIQASILNGDADDADDKKKAMILRDITPFSLGVEIYDENDHTMSVVIPRNTFIPAKNTQRYTTHRDMQTSVSIKVFEGESASTKNNYLLGEFVLSGITPAPAGVARIDETLEIDANGVLHVSAEDMGTGRKNSITITNHSGRLKKEDVERMSREARSYNRKRKRTRSSLQINSGNLVILE